A window of the Dioscorea cayenensis subsp. rotundata cultivar TDr96_F1 chromosome 14, TDr96_F1_v2_PseudoChromosome.rev07_lg8_w22 25.fasta, whole genome shotgun sequence genome harbors these coding sequences:
- the LOC120275812 gene encoding monosaccharide-sensing protein 2-like gives MSGVVQVAAVASICSLLQGWDNAAIAGAAIYIKRDYELEKNPNIEGLTVAMSFIGAIIITTLGGAISDWIGRRPLIILSSVLYFIGGLLIFWAPNIHVLLVARLIDGFGVGLAVMLVPVYISEISPSDERGFLNTLPQFCGCGGMFLSYSVIFAMSLMAEPEWRFILGALAIPSVISLALTIFYLPESPRWLVSKGRMMEAKLVLQRLRGKEDVSGEMALLVEGLGTKGETSIEEYIIGSANELTDDQGGPTDEKERSILFGFEDGRCWVARPIAGQTVIVSPLVQAYCHGNIDDEIYLIKDNVVTLFGCVHRNIPEMGSLRSSMFPNFRSMFTISEQNLGTEQFYEEIGQVEGEEYTTEAVPSNSEEALQSPLLSRQTSGEGDDIVPLRANNDTLINIPRSFQGCEVIIGGTGVGGGWQLAWKWSEREGANGKTEVAFKRIYLHQEAILGSGTGSNVGAVGADLPEVPEYIKASALVSLPALCPKELIDHDPSGPIMFHPLKKATKGPRWSDIFEAGVRHALFLGISIQLLQQFAGINGVLYYAPQILNQAGAEVLLQNMGIGSDSAVFLLSALVTMLMLPCIAITMRLVDIIGRRSMLLATIPVLIVSSLILIAANLVPMSTMVHAALSTISIIIYVCCFFLGFGPIPSILCSEIFPTCIRGVCISVCLLAFFIGAITMTYSVPVLLNSIGLARLFGVYGVACIMGLMFVYFKVPETKGIPLEIITELFAVGAKKVARNSNK, from the exons ATGAGTGGAGTGGTGCAAGTTGCTGCAGTTGCTTCTATTTGCAGCTTGCTGCAGGGATGGGACAACGCAGCGATTGCTG GAGCTGCTATATACATCAAAAGGGATTATGAATTGGAGAAGAATCCCAACATAGAGGGACTTACTGTCGCTATGTCATTCATCGGAGCCATAATCATTACGACTTTAGGTGGAGCAATTTCAGATTGGATTGGCAGACGGCCTTTGATAATACTCTCATCAGTTCTGTACTTCATTGGTGGCCTTCTAATCTTTTGGGCACCTAATATCCATGTCCTACTTGTGGCAAGGCTTATAGATGGGTTTGGAGTTGGTCTAGCTGTTATGCTTGTTCCTGTGTATATCTCAGAGATTTCCCCATCAGATGAAAGGGGATTTTTAAATACTCTCCCACAATTCTGTGGTTGTGGAGGGATGTTCTTGTCATACAGTGTGATTTTTGCAATGTCTTTGATGGCAGAACCTGAGTGGAGATTCATACTTGGAGCTCTTGCCATCCCCTCTGTCATTTCTTTAGCATTAACGATATTTTATCTTCCCGAGTCCCCACGTTGGCTTGTGAGCAAGGGGAGAATGATGGAGGCTAAGTTGGTTTTGCAGAGATTACGTGGAAAGGAAGATGTCTCAG GTGAAATGGCTCTTCTTGTTGAAGGTTTAGGCACCAAAGGGGAGACATCCATTGAGGAATATATTATTGGATCTGCTAATGAGCTCACTGATGATCAGGGAGGTCCAACTGATGAAAAAGAAAGGAGCatattatttggttttgaaGATGGACGCTGTTGGGTTGCACGACCCATAGCTGGACAAACTGTCATCGTTAGCCCCCTGGTCCAAGCTTACTGCCATGGAAATATAGATGATGAGATATATCTTATTAAGGACAATGTAGTCACTCTCTTTGGCTGTGTTCACAGGAATATACCTGAGATGGGAAGCTTACGAAGCTCAATGTTCCCCAATTTTCGTAGCATGTTTACTATCTCAGAGCAGAACCTTGGAACCGAGCAGTTTTATGAAGAGATTGGTCAAGTGGAAGGCGAGGAATACACAACTGAAGCTGTACCTTCAAATTCAGAAGAAGCCTTGCAGAGTCCATTGCTATCTCGCCAAACAAGTGGGGAAGGTGATGACATTGTCCCACTACGTGCTAACAACGACACTCTGATTAATATTCCAAGGAGTTTTCAAGGATGTGAGGTGATAATTGGCGGCACGGGAGTTGGTGGAGGATGGCAGCTTGCATGGAAATGGTCGGAAAGAGAAGGTGCCAATGGAAAGACTGAAGTAGCATTCAAGAGAATTTATTTGCACCAAGAGGCTATCCTTGGGTCAGGGACTGGTTCTAATGTCGGCGCTGTGGGAGCTGACCTCCCAGAAGTACCTGAGTACATCAAGGCTTCTGCTTTGGTGAGCCTGCCAGCTCTTTGTCCTAAGGAACTCATTGATCATGATCCATCGGGGCCAATTATGTTCCACCCCTTGAAAAAAGCTACTAAAGGGCCGAGGTGGAGTGATATTTTTGAAGCTGGAGTTCGCCATGCACTGTTTCTGGGGATCAGTATTCAACTTTTACAGCAG TTTGCCGGTATAAATGGAGTTCTGTACTATGCCCCTCAGATTCTCAATCAAGCAGGAGCTGAAGTTCTTCTTCAAAACATGGGCATTGGTTCTGATTCTGCAGTTTTCCTTCTCAGTGCTCTGGTTACCATGTTGATGCTTCCCTGTATAGCTATTACCATGAGGCTTGTCGATATCATCGGGAGGAg GTCAATGCTACTTGCTACCATTCCAGTATTGATTGTATCATCACTAATACTAATTGCGGCAAACCTTGTACCAATGAGCACCATGGTCCATGCAGCACTCTCCACCATTAGCATCATCATCTATGTCTGTTGCTTTTTCTTGGGCTTTGGTCCAATCCCCAGCATTTTATGCTCAGAGATCTTCCCGACATGCATCCGTGGTGTCTGCATCAGTGTCTGCCTTCTTGCTTTTTTCATTGGGGCCATTACTATGACATACTCAGTTCCTGTTTTGCTCAATTCCATCGGTCTCGCTCGGCTGTTCGGAGTATATGGTGTTGCATGCATCATGGGATTGATGTTTGTCTACTTTAAGGTGCCTGAAACTAAGGGTATACCCCTGGAGATTATCACTGAACTCTTTGCTGTTGGTGCTAAGAAAGTTGccagaaattcaaataaataa
- the LOC120275844 gene encoding RING-H2 finger protein ATL8-like produces MRSLMRDLQEAAGKNSSAATAMSPPEMVTVDSDVVVILAALLCALICVVGLALVARCAWIRRSSDPSAAATSASNKGLKKKTLRALPKLSFDPAAAAQAKLAECPICLAEFAEGEEIRILPQCGHGFHVRCVDKWLGSHSSCPSCRQVLVLSSVASPSRCQRCGACSDASAAASVECGAKAHQDTNANRFIP; encoded by the coding sequence ATGCGATCCCTAATGAGAGATCTTCAAGAAGCCGCCGGAAAAAACTCGTCGGCGGCGACGGCGATGAGTCCGCCGGAAATGGTGACGGTGGACTCGGATGTGGTGGTGATCCTTGCGGCGTTGCTTTGTGCTCTCATCTGCGTCGTCGGGCTCGCTCTCGTTGCTCGATGTGCCTGGATACGCCGCTCCTCCGATCCCTCAGCCGCCGCCACGTCGGCGTCAAACAAGGGTCTCAAGAAGAAGACCCTTCGCGCTCTCCCTAAGCTCTCCTTCGATCCCGCCGCTGCAGCTCAAGCGAAGCTCGCTGAGTGCCCGATCTGTTTGGCAGAGTTCGCGGAGGGTGAAGAGATCCGGATCTTGCCGCAGTGCGGGCATGGGTTCCACGTCCGGTGTGTCGATAAGTGGCTTGGCTCTCACTCGTCTTGCCCCTCCTGCCGGCAAGTGTTGGTCCTCTCCTCCGTAGCTTCGCCGTCACGGTGCCAGCGTTGCGGTGCCTGCTCTGATGCTTCGGCGGCGGCGTCGGTCGAGTGCGGGGCCAAGGCTCACCAGGACACTAACGCCAATAGGTTCataccctaa
- the LOC120275953 gene encoding MLO protein homolog 1-like, with the protein MAENAPGERSLKETPTWAVAVVCAVMVLISVAMEHGIHSLGKWFQKRQKKAMNEALEKIKAELMLLGFISLLLTIGQVPISKICIPVKVANTFLPCKEEIMSVSKDDDNHDRRRKLLWVQDQHYFHRMLAASSTTNYCSRFHDKVALISQSGIHQLHIFIFVLTVFHILYSVLTMALAQAKMRKWKSWESETSSLEYQFSNDPSRFRFTHQTSFVKRHIGLSSTPGVRWIVAFFRQFFGSVSKVDYLTMRHGFINAHLAPNSKFNFHKYIKRSLEDDFKIVVGVSLPLWFIAIIILLLDVYGYYTLVWVAFLPLIVLLVVGMKLEIVIMEMAQQIQNRTTVIRGVPIVEPSNKYFWFNRPQWILFLIHLTLFENAFQLAHFLWIAYTFGIKTCFHDNLTLTVVKVVLGVALQFLCSYITFPLYALVTQMGSHMKKTIFEEQTAKALIKWRQAAKERKKQRNNIAGIDTSHSGYLSGENTPSRGSSPIHLLHKYNNNNTYNKSSSSTPSSPAPAQDVESLPNSPGFYPSDCEIFEMEAPSFASDFEPNRQPLRKSENDVHVSNAEFTFFSP; encoded by the exons ATGGCAGAGAATGCTCCCGGAGAGAGGTCATTGAAGGAAACTCCGACATGGGCGGTGGCGGTGGTGTGCGCGGTGATGGTGCTCATTTCGGTGGCCATGGAACACGGCATTCATAGCCTTGGAAAG tgGTTTCAAAAACGACAGAAGAAAGCCATGAATGAAGCTTTGGAAAAGATTAAAGCAG AGTTAATGTTGTTAGGGTTTATATCTCTACTTCTTACCATCGGACAAGTACCCATCTCCAAAATATGCATCCCTGTGAAAGTTGCAAACACTTTCCTTCCATGCAAAGAGGAGATAATGAGTGTTAGCAAAGATGATGATAATCATGATAGACGAAGAAAATTATTATGGGTTCAAGATCAACATTATTTTCACCGAATGTTAGCTGCATCATCAACAACTAACTATTGCTCGAGATTCCAT GATAAAGTGGCATTAATATCACAATCTGGAATACATCAGTTGCATATATTCATCTTTGTTCTTActgtttttcatatattatacaGTGTTCTCACAATGGCTTTAGCCCAAGCTAAA ATGAGAAAATGGAAATCTTGGGAATCAGAGACTTCATCACTTGAATACCAATTTTCAAAtg ATCCTTCAAGGTTTAGATTTACTCATCAAACTTCATTTGTAAAGAGACATATAGGTCTCTCAAGCACACCAGGAGTCAGATGGATA GTTGCATTTTTTAGGCAGTTCTTTGGATCAGTGAGTAAGGTTGACTACTTGACAATGAGACATGGCTTCATCAAT GCACATCTTGCCCCAAATAGCAAATTCAATTTCCATAAATATATCAAGAGATCTCTAGAAGATGACTTCAAGATTGTTGTTGGTGTAAG CCTTCCTTTGTGGTTCATTGCAATCATCATCCTTCTTTTGGATGTTTATG GTTATTACACACTCGTCTGGGTCGCATTTTTACCGCTAATT GTTCTTTTGGTGGTGGGAATGAAGCTAGAAATTGTGATAATGGAAATGGCTCAACAAATCCAAAACAGAACAACAGTAATTAGAGGAGTACCAATTGTGGAACCAAGTAACAAATACTTTTGGTTTAATCGCCCGCAATGGATCCTCTTTCTTATTCACTTAACTCTTTTTGAG AATGCATTCCAATTGGCTCACTTCTTGTGGATTGCG TATACTTTTGGGATAAAAACATGTTTCCATGATAATTTAACATTGACAGTGGTGAAGGTTGTGTTGGGTGTGGCTCTTCAGTTTCTTTGTAGCTACATCACCTTTCCTCTTTATGCATTGGTCACACAA ATGGGATCACACATGAAGAAGACCATATTTGAAGAACAAACAGCAAAAGCATTGATAAAATGGAGACAAGCtgcaaaagagagaaagaagcaGAGGAATAATATTGCAGGCATTGACACTTCTCATTCTGGATATTTAAGTGGTGAAAACACACCAAGTAGAGGATCATCTCCCATTCATCTACTTcacaaatataacaataataatacatataataaatCAAGCTCATCAAcaccatcatctccagctcCAGCTCAAGATGTTGAAAGTCTCCCAAATTCCCCAGGTTTTTATCCTTCAGATTGTGAGATATTTGAAATGGAAGCACCTTCATTTGCCTCTGATTTTGAACCAAATAGACAACCTTTAAGAAAGAGTGAAAATGATGTTCATGTTTCTAATGCTGAGTTTACCTTCTTTTCTCCttaa
- the LOC120276395 gene encoding uncharacterized protein LOC120276395 isoform X1: MGRDAAAEVAAAAVPLESRPGIILIGPPNAGKRTLLSRLLSVDIPETCDLSTGVLCHGWTIDTKYYSADLAIWTAHLQEGFSLGVLPAVAQLSALVMVFDMSDESSFIALQNCVAGIDIQKFEILLCVGNKADLVPGHYAHAEYRRFLQRHGESSSDPHSEFLNYGIDETEGCSLLGGEDPVLEIRKSSLEWCCQNNVEFIESCASNAAFDKCLSVDGDMQGVERLYGALSAHMWPGMVLKSGNRIYIPSMVNKEGKFNEMTDDESDYEIDYERLSGSDEPVDDTGGPSNSIQEPSVSITEEKVIDVGAHIRNTKEINEGKIDCLGDEVETSSVKEPGNGSHVLPGNTTIEKSVEEESFSQRTLERDADQEHIIETSAGQVKSEVENYEISQKAEINAANPSASDEDDSHYGLDDLEKLMGEISNIRDNSRLMPDFQRREMAANLALKLATMFGDGSDEDSY, translated from the exons ATGGGGCGAGATGCCGCCGCCGAGGTCGCCGCCGCCGCCGTGCCACTGGAGAGCCGGCCAGGGATCATCCTCATCGGCCCCCCTAACGCCGGCAAGCGCACTCTTCTCTCCA GATTGCTTTCGGTAGATATCCCAGAAACATGTGATTTATCAACAGGAGTACTCTGTCATGG GTGGACTATTGATACAAAGTATTACTCAGCTGATCTTGCTATATGGACTGCCCATCTTCAGGAAGGGTTCTCCCTTGGAGTACTACCTGCTGTTGCACAGCTGTCTGCATTAGTGATGGTTTTTGATATGAGTGAT GAGTCTTCATTCATTGCCCTTCAAAATTGTGTTGCTGGCATTGATATTCAGAAGTTTGAGATATTACTGTGTGTAGGGAACAAGGCAGACCTTGTACCTGGTCATTATGCTCATGCAGAATATAGGAGATTTCTGCAGAGGCATGGAGAGTCTAGTAGTGACCCTCATTCTGAGTTCTTAAACTATGGAATTGATGAAACTGAGGGCTGTAGTTTATTGGGAGGAGAAGATCCAGTGTTGGAAATACGGAAGTCAAGTTTGGAATGGTGTTGCCAAAATAATGTTGAGTTCATTGAATCTTGTGCATCTAATGCTGCTTTTGATAAAT GTTTATCAGTTGATGGTGATATGCAAGGTGTAGAGCGATTATATGGAGCTCTTTCTGCCCATATGTGGCCTGGAATGGTACTGAAGTCTGGAAATCGAATATACATACCATCCATGGTTAACAAGGAAGGTAAATTTAATG AGATGACAGATGATGAATCAGATTACGAGATCGACTATGAGCGCTTATCAGGTTCTGATGAACCAGTAGATGACACGGGTGGTCCATCAAACTCAATCCAGGAGCCCTCAGTGAGTATAACAGAAGAGAAAGTAATTGATGTTGGAGCACATATCAGAAATACTAAAGAAATAAACGAGGGGAAGATTGACTGCCTTGGAGATGAAGTTGAGACATCGTCCGTTAAAGAACCAGGTAATGGTTCACATGTTCTTCCAGGTAATACCACCATAGAGAAAAGTGTGGAAGAAGAATCTTTCAGCCAACGTACATTGGAGAGGGATGCAGATCAGGAGCATATCATCGAGACATCGGCAGGACAGGTGAAATCAGAAGTTGAGAATTATGAGATATCACAGAAGGCTGAAATTAACGCAGCCAACCCCTCTGCGTCAGATGAGGATGATAGCCACTATGGGCTTGATGATCTAGAAAAACTTATGGGTGAGATCAGTAATATTCGTGATAACTCAAGACTGATGCCAGATTTCCAAAGGAGGGAAATGGCTGCAAATCTGGCTTTAAAATTGGCTACTATGTTTGGTGATGGCAGTGATGAAGATAGCTATTGA
- the LOC120276246 gene encoding MLO-like protein 8, with the protein MMSMAGGAENERKVDQTPTLAVALVCAVFILISIFLEKWTSSHLTGTKYWFTDNNKKPLFEALERIKSELIILGFISLLLSFGMNYISKICIPEKAANVMLSCLLRNQTLAAVQNKHHRILSAVCSSGKVVLFSSEALHQIHMFIFFLAFFHVFHCTTTMSLGRAKIQKLKEWEKETTSTNYEFSSDPLRFRFAQDTSFVKQHLSFQNRISILFYIIDIFSKMLQDRTVVKSANFLIVYSIMQIILAVETKLQSIVTKMAIEIQDSHSVVRGIPLMHLSGNHFWFGRPHLILFLLHFTLFQNGFQIIYFLWIWYEFGLHSCFNENFKLVIARLYFGIGVQFLCSYVTLRLHALVSPMGCQMKKKIFDAQTAKTLMKWQQKARKKHANVTSLNPSSHPFHRYKTTGHSGQSVKPSQLKHYYDHHISDTDTEMVTSCSTSFLLHHSSTNSDSEIHIKDEED; encoded by the exons ATGATGTCAATGGCTGGAGGTGctgaaaatgaaagaaaggtGGATCAAACTCCCACTTTGGCAGTTGCTTTAGTCTGTGCTGTTTTCATTCTTATCtctatttttcttgaaaaatggaCTTCATCTCATTTGACAGGTACCAAATAT TGGTTCACAGATAACAACAAGAAGCCTCTGTTTGAAGCACTTGAGAGGATTAAATCAG AGTTGATAATTCTTGGTTTCATTTCACTCTTGCTATCTTTTGGAATGAACTACATATCTAAAATCTGCATACCAGAGAAAGCAGCAAATGTGATGCTGTCATGTCTGCTTAGAAATCAGACATTGGCTGCAGTCCAAAATAAACACCATAGAATTTTATCTGCTGTTTGTTCTTCT GGGAAGGTGGTTCTTTTTTCATCTGAAGCACTTCATCAGATACACatgttcatatttttcttgGCATTCTTTCATGTGTTTCATTGTACTACAACGATGTCCCTTGGAAGAGCAAAG ATTCAGAAATTGAAAGAGTGGGAAAAGGAAACAACATCAACCAACTATGAATTTTCAAGTG ATCCTTTGAGATTCAGATTTGCTCAAGATACGTCTTTCGTGAAGCAGCATTTGAGCTTCCAGAATAGAATCTCTATCTTGTTCTACATT ATTGACATTTTCAG CAAAATGCTACAAGATAGAACCGTCGTGAAGTCCGCCAATTTTCTAATTGTGTATTCAATTATGCAGATAATATTAGCAGTCGAAACAAAACTGCAGAGTATCGTAACAAAGATGGCTATCGAAATCCAAGATAGCCATTCAGTTGTCCGTGGAATACCTCTGATGCATCTCAGTGGCAATCATTTCTGGTTTGGTCGTCCTCATCTTATTCTGTTTCTGCTGCATTTCACATTGTTTCAG AATGGATTCCAAATAATCTACTTCTTATGGATATGG TACGAATTCGGACTGCATTCATGTTTCAATGAAAACTTTAAGCTTGTGATCGCGAGACTCTACTTCGG AATTGGAGTCCAATTCCTGTGCAGCTATGTTACATTACGACTACATGCACTTGTATCTCCG ATGGGTTgtcaaatgaagaagaaaatctTCGATGCACAGACAGCGAAAACACTCATGAAATGGCAGCAAAAAGCAAGGAAAAAACACGCAAACGTTACAAGCCTTAATCCTTCTTCTCATCCATTTCATCGGTATAAAACCACTGGACATTCAGGCCAATCAGTAAAACCTTCACAGTTGAAACACTATTATGATCATCACATATCAGATACTGATACTGAAATGGTTACTTCATGTTCAACATCATTTTTACTTCATCACTCAAGCACAAATTCTGATTCAGAAATACACATCAAGGATGAAGAAGATTAA
- the LOC120276395 gene encoding uncharacterized protein LOC120276395 isoform X2 codes for MGRDAAAEVAAAAVPLESRPGIILIGPPNAGKRTLLSRLLSVDIPETCDLSTGVLCHGWTIDTKYYSADLAIWTAHLQEGFSLGVLPAVAQLSALVMVFDMSDESSFIALQNCVAGIDIQKFEILLCVGNKADLVPGHYAHAEYRRFLQRHGESSSDPHSEFLNYGIDETEGCSLLGGEDPVLEIRKSSLEWCCQNNVEFIESCASNAAFDKCLSVDGDMQGVERLYGALSAHMWPGMVLKSGNRIYIPSMVNKEEMTDDESDYEIDYERLSGSDEPVDDTGGPSNSIQEPSVSITEEKVIDVGAHIRNTKEINEGKIDCLGDEVETSSVKEPGNGSHVLPGNTTIEKSVEEESFSQRTLERDADQEHIIETSAGQVKSEVENYEISQKAEINAANPSASDEDDSHYGLDDLEKLMGEISNIRDNSRLMPDFQRREMAANLALKLATMFGDGSDEDSY; via the exons ATGGGGCGAGATGCCGCCGCCGAGGTCGCCGCCGCCGCCGTGCCACTGGAGAGCCGGCCAGGGATCATCCTCATCGGCCCCCCTAACGCCGGCAAGCGCACTCTTCTCTCCA GATTGCTTTCGGTAGATATCCCAGAAACATGTGATTTATCAACAGGAGTACTCTGTCATGG GTGGACTATTGATACAAAGTATTACTCAGCTGATCTTGCTATATGGACTGCCCATCTTCAGGAAGGGTTCTCCCTTGGAGTACTACCTGCTGTTGCACAGCTGTCTGCATTAGTGATGGTTTTTGATATGAGTGAT GAGTCTTCATTCATTGCCCTTCAAAATTGTGTTGCTGGCATTGATATTCAGAAGTTTGAGATATTACTGTGTGTAGGGAACAAGGCAGACCTTGTACCTGGTCATTATGCTCATGCAGAATATAGGAGATTTCTGCAGAGGCATGGAGAGTCTAGTAGTGACCCTCATTCTGAGTTCTTAAACTATGGAATTGATGAAACTGAGGGCTGTAGTTTATTGGGAGGAGAAGATCCAGTGTTGGAAATACGGAAGTCAAGTTTGGAATGGTGTTGCCAAAATAATGTTGAGTTCATTGAATCTTGTGCATCTAATGCTGCTTTTGATAAAT GTTTATCAGTTGATGGTGATATGCAAGGTGTAGAGCGATTATATGGAGCTCTTTCTGCCCATATGTGGCCTGGAATGGTACTGAAGTCTGGAAATCGAATATACATACCATCCATGGTTAACAAGGAAG AGATGACAGATGATGAATCAGATTACGAGATCGACTATGAGCGCTTATCAGGTTCTGATGAACCAGTAGATGACACGGGTGGTCCATCAAACTCAATCCAGGAGCCCTCAGTGAGTATAACAGAAGAGAAAGTAATTGATGTTGGAGCACATATCAGAAATACTAAAGAAATAAACGAGGGGAAGATTGACTGCCTTGGAGATGAAGTTGAGACATCGTCCGTTAAAGAACCAGGTAATGGTTCACATGTTCTTCCAGGTAATACCACCATAGAGAAAAGTGTGGAAGAAGAATCTTTCAGCCAACGTACATTGGAGAGGGATGCAGATCAGGAGCATATCATCGAGACATCGGCAGGACAGGTGAAATCAGAAGTTGAGAATTATGAGATATCACAGAAGGCTGAAATTAACGCAGCCAACCCCTCTGCGTCAGATGAGGATGATAGCCACTATGGGCTTGATGATCTAGAAAAACTTATGGGTGAGATCAGTAATATTCGTGATAACTCAAGACTGATGCCAGATTTCCAAAGGAGGGAAATGGCTGCAAATCTGGCTTTAAAATTGGCTACTATGTTTGGTGATGGCAGTGATGAAGATAGCTATTGA